The following coding sequences lie in one Palaemon carinicauda isolate YSFRI2023 chromosome 7, ASM3689809v2, whole genome shotgun sequence genomic window:
- the LOC137644005 gene encoding guanine nucleotide-binding protein G(s) subunit alpha-like, protein MVLCGTDPERRASKEIEKQISNWSKEYKKAIKILLLGAGESGKTTIIKQMKIIHISGFSAEEKKEKTDDIRSNVLEAITTLIKNMDRMNIQIGLPENEVSANYIRSINKENFTFTQEFYSHVEKLWRDRAVQEVYSRHNEFQLIDCSKYFLDKVEVVRLPDYEPSIQDILHSRRRTTDIQKIEFEVKVPRKYGGGTLNFWVFDVGGQRGERKKWIQVFDGIQAVLFLVASSCFDSVIEEDEETNRLQEAINIFKSVWASRFLKDSGFIVFLNKQDILREKIVHQQKSIAKYFPEYEDYKLDSRDRIPDEDEEYLRTRCFIRDKFTDIASQPVQWEGKKVTPGMPALPNDKKKGECYCHFTTATDTNNVKLVFDDVHNMIIMWNLQEIGINVS, encoded by the exons GAGCCGGGGAGTCGGGCAAAACCACgatcataaaacaaatgaaaatcatTCATATAAGTGGTTTCTCCGCTGA ggaaaagaaagaaaaaaccgaCGACATTCGAAGCAACGTCCTGGAGGCGATTACTACCTTAATCAAGAATATGGACAGGATGAACATACAGATAGGACTGCCTGAGAATGAGGTATCTGCCAACTATATTAGAAGCATCAATAAGGAAAATTTCACCTTTACTCAG GAATTCTACAGTCACGTCGAGAAACTTTGGAGGGATCGGGCAGTTCAGGAGGTTTATTCAAGGCATAACGAATTTCAGCTCATTGACTGTTCGAAATA TTTTCTTGACAAAGTGGAAGTGGTGAGACTTCCGGATTACGAGCCCTCTATACAG GACATCCTTCATAGCAGACGACGCACCACAGACATTCAAAAGATTGAATTTGAGGTTAAAGTTCCCAGGAAGTATGGCGGAGGGACCCTTAATTTCTGGGTGTTCGATGTCGGAGGTCAACGAGGAGAACGGAAGAAATGGATACAG gtATTTGATGGCATCCAGGCGGTGCTGTTTTTAGTAGCCTCAAGTTGTTTTGATTCTGTCATAGAAGAGGACGAGGAAACGAATCGCCTTCAAGAGGCTATCAACATCTTCAAAAGTGTCTGGGCTTCAAG aTTTCTGAAGGATTCTGGCTTCATCGTGTTTCTTAACAAGCAAGACATCCTGCGGGAGAAAATAGTCCACCAGCAGAAATCTATAGCAAAATATTTCCCAGAATATGAGGACTATAAACTAGACAGCAGAG ATCGAATCCCCGACGAAGATGAAGAATACCTCAGAACAAGATGTTTCATCCGAGACAAATTCACA GATATTGCATCCCAACCAGTGCAATGGGAAGGCAAGAAGGTGACCCCAGGGATGCCAGCTTTACCCAACGACAAAAAGAAGGGCGAATGTTACTGCCACTTCACCACGGCCACTGACACCAACAACGTGAAACTTGTTTTCGATGACGTCCACAATATGATCATTATGTGGAACCTTCAAGAAATCGGCATCAATGTGTCGTAA